The sequence CCTTGACGACGACTTCGCCCTGCTTCGGGCTTTCCATTTCAATATCTTCGACAACAACCGGTTGGTTTAATTCATACAAGACAGCAGCTTTCATAATTCCTCCTCATCCGATACAGAGTGGATTTCCCTCCATACAAAATCTTATCATTTTAACGCAAGGGCGCAAAGGTGCAAAGCCGCAAGGATGGAAAAAATTTTAAGGGGCCCTGTTCCTGGCATCCTCGCCTTGAAACCAAAGACACTGGATTGAGTTTTCACAAGTTATTTACTACACGATGTATACCATCTTTGACCATTCGCTCACCGAAGTTGATTACCATGCCCAACTTGAGGCCGGTGAGTCGAAGATAGGTGAGTGTCTGCGCTTCAAATACAGTGTTATAGTTCAACGTTGCTTTACATTCGATGATGACTTTACCATCGATTAGCAAGTCTATAAGCAATGGGGTCGCTAGGGTGTTCGATTTATAGGTGATTGGGACTTCTACCTGTCGGACTACATGCAAACCTACATCGGATAG comes from Candidatus Poribacteria bacterium and encodes:
- a CDS encoding GxxExxY protein; this translates as MHWHRSNRSENEISRKIVLCAIEVHRTLGGPGLLESFYEEALAWELSDVGLHVVRQVEVPITYKSNTLATPLLIDLLIDGKVIIECKATLNYNTVFEAQTLTYLRLTGLKLGMVINFGERMVKDGIHRVVNNL